A genomic stretch from Methylorubrum extorquens includes:
- a CDS encoding putative ABC-2 transporter, permease (Evidence 3 : Putative function from multiple computational evidences; Product type m : membrane component), with protein MAAPAQAPAPAQAPARTEVPAPAPLGFGTHVANVFRLIVKELRSIRADPVMLFLVVYAFSFAIVSVASGASTEVRNVSIGVVDEDHSDLSRQIVSAFNPPLFKDVVLIGPEEVDPAMDTGRLVFVIDLPPRLQRDVLSGHPTSIELDVDATAMTQAGNGSVYIQTIITQEIAAFAARSELNDTAPVRVVTRAKFNPNLQTSWFTSVMQVINNITLLTVILTGAALIREREQGTVEHLLVMPLVPVEIMLAKVIANGMVILVAAGFSLLIVVEWWLGVPIAGSIALFLFGAGLYALAVAALGILLGTIATSMGQFGLLVIPVLLLMQLLSGSSTPMESMPVWLQYLVQTVSPTPHFVALAQAVLYRGADLSIVWPQLLALAALGSVYFAFALARFRRVIFGD; from the coding sequence ATGGCCGCTCCCGCCCAGGCCCCTGCTCCCGCCCAAGCCCCCGCTCGCACCGAAGTCCCCGCCCCCGCGCCGCTCGGCTTCGGCACGCATGTGGCCAACGTGTTCCGCCTCATCGTCAAGGAGCTGCGCAGCATCCGGGCCGATCCGGTGATGCTGTTCCTCGTCGTCTACGCCTTCTCTTTCGCCATCGTTTCCGTAGCCTCCGGCGCCTCGACCGAGGTGCGCAACGTGAGCATCGGCGTGGTCGACGAGGATCACTCCGACCTCTCGCGGCAGATCGTGAGTGCCTTCAACCCGCCGCTGTTCAAGGACGTCGTGCTGATCGGCCCCGAAGAGGTCGATCCCGCCATGGATACCGGCCGGCTGGTCTTCGTGATCGATCTGCCGCCGCGCCTGCAGCGGGACGTGCTGTCCGGCCACCCGACCTCGATCGAACTCGACGTCGATGCCACGGCCATGACCCAGGCCGGCAACGGCTCGGTCTACATCCAGACCATCATCACCCAGGAGATCGCCGCCTTCGCCGCCCGCAGCGAACTCAACGATACCGCACCGGTGCGGGTGGTGACGCGGGCCAAGTTCAACCCGAACCTCCAGACGAGCTGGTTCACCTCGGTGATGCAGGTGATCAACAACATCACGCTGCTGACGGTGATCCTCACCGGGGCGGCGCTGATCCGCGAGCGCGAGCAGGGCACGGTGGAGCACCTGCTGGTGATGCCGCTGGTGCCGGTCGAGATCATGCTCGCCAAGGTCATCGCCAACGGGATGGTGATCCTCGTGGCGGCCGGGTTCTCGCTGCTCATCGTGGTCGAGTGGTGGCTCGGCGTGCCGATCGCCGGCTCCATCGCCCTGTTCCTATTTGGGGCGGGCCTCTACGCCCTCGCCGTGGCGGCTTTGGGCATCCTGCTCGGCACCATCGCCACCTCCATGGGACAGTTCGGCCTGCTGGTGATCCCGGTGCTGCTGCTGATGCAGCTTCTCTCCGGCAGCAGCACGCCGATGGAGAGCATGCCGGTCTGGCTGCAATATCTCGTGCAGACCGTGAGCCCGACGCCGCACTTCGTCGCCCTCGCCCAGGCCGTGCTCTACCGCGGCGCGGACCTTTCCATCGTCTGGCCGCAGCTCCTCGCCCTCGCGGCCCTGGGCAGCGTCTACTTCGCCTTCGCCCTCGCCCGCTTCCGCCGCGTGATCTTCGGAGACTGA
- a CDS encoding conserved protein of unknown function; putative membrane protein (Evidence 4 : Unknown function but conserved in other organisms), translating to MLIKAAAAAMRQVFSPALRGILFKSLALTIGLLVVVWFGLTRLIQAFQASHHISADYPFLDTLAFFLAGAGLFVALAYIMPAVSILVAGFFLDDVAEVVEHSDFPADTPGRALPWGQALGSAFRFAGLALLVNFVALILVFVPGVNLVAFFGANAYLLGREYFELAAGRFRSLPEARAMREHYGFTVIAAGCLLAGLMIVPIVNLVTPLFGVALMVHLHKGLERRALPGPAETNPRLSNRR from the coding sequence ATGCTCATCAAGGCCGCTGCCGCCGCTATGCGGCAGGTATTCTCCCCCGCCCTGCGCGGCATCCTGTTCAAATCGCTGGCGCTCACGATCGGGCTGCTGGTGGTCGTGTGGTTCGGACTGACGCGCCTGATCCAGGCCTTCCAGGCGAGCCACCACATCTCGGCCGACTACCCGTTCCTCGACACCCTGGCCTTCTTCCTGGCCGGTGCCGGGCTGTTCGTGGCTCTGGCCTACATCATGCCCGCGGTGTCGATCCTCGTGGCCGGCTTCTTCCTCGACGACGTCGCCGAAGTGGTCGAGCACAGCGATTTTCCCGCCGACACGCCGGGGCGTGCCCTGCCGTGGGGGCAGGCGCTCGGCTCGGCTTTCCGCTTCGCCGGCCTCGCCCTGCTCGTGAACTTTGTGGCGCTGATCCTCGTCTTCGTGCCGGGGGTGAACCTCGTCGCCTTCTTCGGCGCCAACGCTTACCTCCTCGGCCGCGAATATTTCGAGCTGGCCGCCGGCCGTTTCCGCTCCCTTCCGGAGGCGCGGGCGATGCGCGAGCATTACGGCTTCACGGTGATCGCGGCCGGTTGCCTGCTCGCCGGTCTGATGATCGTGCCGATCGTCAACCTCGTGACGCCGCTCTTCGGCGTGGCGCTGATGGTCCATCTCCATAAGGGGCTCGAACGCAGGGCGCTTCCCGGCCCGGCCGAGACCAATCCCCGCCTATCGAACCGGCGCTGA
- a CDS encoding Salicylate hydroxylase (Salicylate 1-monooxygenase) (Evidence 2b : Function from indirect experimental evidences (e.g. phenotypes); PubMedId : 11756688; Product type e : enzyme) — MDTQQAGRVLVAGGGIAGLAVRRALHQQGIPSLTLERRDVQADAGLAINLPGNAVHALSQFGLLDALRAVGAPVRRREYRTERGRLLFAVDETAFWGTETGPHCLRRADLLRLLQGDLPPGDIRRGVEIATVRQGPQGVTAELADGSTESGGLLVGADGVHSAVRRSLFGEQALGSAMLATQSWRFMTPNPGVEAWTLWAGAGALFLLIPVDCGEAYGWASVSAGRERGSDPAAIRGAFAPFPRLVRDTLDAVLSQPDAIYHSPLEEVRIPAWTRDRVVLLGDAAHATAPVWAQGAALALEDAQVLARLLAERADWNHVGPDYERLRRPRVAHVQTMTDRLSRTARMPDWARNVLLPVVGPRSYRATYGLLRKPTG; from the coding sequence ATGGACACGCAACAGGCCGGCCGCGTGCTGGTCGCCGGAGGCGGTATTGCCGGTCTCGCCGTCAGGCGCGCTCTGCACCAGCAGGGCATCCCCTCGCTCACGCTGGAACGGCGCGACGTGCAGGCGGATGCGGGATTGGCGATCAATCTGCCGGGCAATGCGGTGCATGCGCTGAGCCAGTTCGGTTTGCTGGATGCACTCCGCGCGGTCGGCGCGCCGGTGCGGCGTCGCGAATACCGCACCGAGCGCGGACGCCTCCTCTTCGCGGTGGACGAGACCGCATTCTGGGGTACCGAGACGGGGCCGCATTGCCTGCGCCGCGCCGACCTGCTGCGCCTGTTGCAGGGCGATCTCCCTCCAGGCGACATCCGCCGAGGTGTCGAGATCGCCACCGTTCGCCAGGGGCCGCAGGGCGTCACGGCTGAACTCGCCGATGGCTCGACCGAGAGCGGCGGGCTGCTCGTGGGGGCGGACGGCGTTCACTCGGCGGTCCGCCGCAGCCTGTTCGGGGAACAGGCCCTCGGGTCGGCGATGCTGGCGACCCAGAGTTGGCGCTTCATGACGCCCAATCCCGGCGTGGAGGCCTGGACGCTTTGGGCCGGGGCGGGTGCCTTGTTCCTGCTCATTCCGGTCGATTGCGGCGAAGCCTATGGCTGGGCCTCGGTGAGCGCAGGGCGGGAGCGTGGCTCCGATCCGGCCGCGATCCGCGGCGCGTTCGCGCCCTTTCCCCGGCTGGTGCGCGACACGCTCGATGCGGTCCTGTCGCAACCGGATGCGATCTATCACTCGCCGCTGGAAGAGGTTCGCATCCCGGCCTGGACCCGCGACCGCGTCGTCCTGCTGGGCGATGCGGCCCACGCCACCGCACCGGTCTGGGCCCAAGGGGCTGCGCTGGCCCTGGAGGATGCACAGGTTCTGGCCCGCTTGCTGGCGGAGCGGGCGGATTGGAATCACGTCGGGCCGGACTACGAACGGCTGCGGCGCCCCCGCGTCGCCCATGTCCAGACCATGACCGATCGTCTGTCGCGCACGGCGCGGATGCCGGATTGGGCGAGGAACGTTCTGCTGCCCGTCGTCGGCCCGCGCAGCTACCGCGCCACCTACGGCCTGCTCCGCAAGCCGACGGGCTGA
- the cysA gene encoding putative sulfate/thiosulfate transporter subunit; ATP-binding component of ABC superfamily (Evidence 3 : Putative function from multiple computational evidences; PubMedId : 2188958, 7665461; Product type t : transporter), whose translation MRLDIRGVSRRYGRMLALDDVSLSLSAGEILAVLGDSGCGKSTLLRLVAGLDEPDAGEIHIDGRRIAGRGGGEPPETRGVGLMFQDYALFPHLTVLANVRFGLSHLPGARARTVARERLAEVGLAGRETSYPATLSGGEAQRVALARALAPRPRVLLLDEPFSNLDAGTRERVRADTLAVLRQDGISAILVTHDAAEAVEFADRIALMRKGHLIQCDTAEALYRSPVSPFAARALGDVVTVAGLASGGRLATPLGTVALPSSGPDGAVQVCLRPEAIRIVPRGEGVPGRVLRRNFAGGSTRIDVEIPGLDEPLRLTAAQEDHVDDRIELGLVEGRILVFTECESA comes from the coding sequence GTGCGCCTCGACATCCGCGGTGTGAGCCGGCGCTACGGCCGGATGCTGGCGCTCGACGACGTCTCGCTTTCGCTGTCGGCGGGCGAGATCCTGGCGGTTCTCGGTGACTCCGGGTGCGGGAAGAGCACGCTGCTGCGGCTGGTCGCCGGGCTCGATGAACCCGATGCTGGCGAAATTCACATCGACGGCCGGCGCATCGCCGGTCGCGGCGGCGGCGAACCGCCCGAGACCCGCGGCGTCGGCCTGATGTTTCAGGATTACGCCCTGTTTCCCCACCTCACCGTGCTGGCCAATGTCCGGTTCGGCCTGAGCCATTTGCCGGGCGCGCGGGCGCGGACCGTGGCGCGGGAACGCCTCGCCGAGGTCGGTCTGGCGGGTCGTGAGACAAGCTACCCGGCGACGCTGTCCGGCGGCGAGGCTCAGCGGGTGGCGCTGGCGCGGGCGCTCGCACCGCGTCCCCGGGTGCTGCTCCTCGACGAGCCGTTCTCGAACCTCGATGCCGGCACCCGAGAGCGGGTTCGTGCCGACACGCTCGCCGTTCTGCGTCAGGACGGCATCAGCGCCATCCTCGTGACCCACGACGCCGCCGAGGCCGTCGAGTTCGCCGACCGCATCGCCCTGATGCGGAAGGGCCACTTGATCCAGTGCGACACCGCCGAAGCCTTGTATCGCTCGCCCGTGAGCCCCTTCGCCGCGAGGGCGCTCGGTGACGTCGTGACGGTGGCGGGCCTCGCCTCCGGCGGCCGTCTGGCGACGCCGCTGGGAACGGTCGCCCTGCCCTCCTCCGGGCCCGACGGAGCCGTGCAGGTCTGCCTGCGGCCGGAGGCGATCCGCATCGTGCCGCGCGGCGAAGGCGTGCCGGGCCGGGTGCTGCGCCGCAACTTTGCCGGCGGGAGCACCCGCATCGACGTTGAGATTCCGGGGCTCGACGAGCCCCTGCGCCTCACCGCGGCGCAGGAGGATCATGTGGATGACAGGATCGAGCTGGGGCTCGTCGAAGGCAGGATCCTCGTCTTCACCGAATGCGAATCCGCTTGA
- the xfp gene encoding D-xylulose 5-phosphate/D-fructose 6-phosphate phosphoketolase (Evidence 2a : Function from experimental evidences in other organisms; PubMedId : 11292814, 11823225; Product type e : enzyme), which translates to MTEPTNPQGRTAPSSAPLGGEELALIDRYWQAANYLSVGQIYLLDNPLLREPLQPQHIKSRLLGHWGTTPGLNFIYVHLNRLIKARDLDAIYICGPGHGGPGIVANTYLEGTYSEVYPDIAQDTEGMRRLFRQFSFPGGIPSHVAPETPGSIHEGGELGYAIVHAFGAVFDNPDLIAACVIGDGEAETGPLAASWQSNKFLSPVTDGAVLPILHLNGYKIANPTVLGRMRDDELESLFTGFGYEPLFVEGDQPEPMHRAMAEALDRAVARIKDIQAEARGGGMGFRRPRWPMIVLRSPKGWTGPKTVDGKRVEGFWRAHQVPVGNARTDDGHRQILEDWMRSYRPETLFDETGRLRPELAALAPEGNRRMSANPHANGGLLRRELRCPRWQDFALTVSKPGAEIGEATRTLGRYLRDVIKLNAEARNFRIMGPDETASNRLDAVFEATDRVWTENIEPYDVSLAHEGRVMEVLSEHLCQGWLEGYLLTGRHGLFSCYEAFIHIVDSMFNQHAKWLKVSRELGWRRPISSLNYLLTSHVWRQDHNGFSHQDPGFIDLVANKKSDIVRVYLPPDANALLWVADHCLQTYDRINVIVAGKQPQPQWLSAHEAGLHCEAGIGIWSWAGTDESGLEPDVVMACAGDVPTLETLAAVDLLKQAVPGLRIRVVNVVDLMTLQSNRDHPHGLTDAAFDSLFTRDKPVIFAYHGYPYLIHRLTYSRANHANMHVRGFIEEGTTTTPFDMVVLNELDRFHLAIEAIDRVPGLVTRAAAAKQAFRDRLTAHKLYIREHGEDMPEIQSWKWPYETRQETGTPH; encoded by the coding sequence GTGACCGAGCCAACCAACCCGCAAGGACGGACCGCGCCATCCTCTGCCCCCCTCGGCGGCGAGGAACTCGCCTTGATTGACCGCTACTGGCAGGCGGCCAACTATCTCTCGGTCGGCCAGATCTACCTGCTCGACAACCCGCTGCTGCGCGAGCCGCTTCAGCCGCAGCACATCAAGTCGCGGCTTCTCGGCCATTGGGGCACGACACCGGGGCTGAACTTCATCTACGTCCACCTCAACCGGCTGATCAAAGCGCGTGATCTCGACGCGATCTACATCTGCGGACCAGGCCATGGCGGTCCCGGCATCGTCGCCAACACCTACCTCGAAGGCACCTACAGCGAGGTCTATCCCGACATCGCCCAGGATACGGAGGGCATGCGCCGGCTGTTCCGGCAGTTCTCGTTCCCCGGCGGCATCCCGAGCCACGTCGCGCCCGAGACCCCCGGCTCGATCCACGAGGGCGGTGAACTCGGCTACGCCATCGTCCACGCCTTCGGCGCCGTGTTCGACAATCCCGACCTGATCGCCGCCTGCGTGATCGGTGACGGCGAGGCCGAGACCGGGCCGCTCGCCGCCTCGTGGCAGTCCAACAAGTTCCTGAGCCCGGTCACCGACGGCGCGGTGCTGCCAATCCTCCACCTCAACGGCTACAAAATCGCCAACCCGACCGTGCTCGGCCGGATGCGGGACGATGAGTTGGAGTCCCTGTTCACCGGCTTCGGTTACGAGCCCCTCTTCGTCGAGGGCGACCAGCCCGAACCGATGCACCGGGCGATGGCCGAGGCGCTCGACCGCGCGGTGGCGCGCATCAAGGATATCCAGGCCGAGGCACGGGGCGGCGGCATGGGCTTCCGGCGCCCGCGCTGGCCGATGATCGTGCTGCGCAGCCCCAAGGGCTGGACCGGGCCGAAGACCGTCGATGGCAAGCGGGTGGAGGGCTTCTGGCGCGCACACCAAGTGCCCGTCGGCAACGCCCGCACCGATGACGGCCACCGCCAGATCCTCGAAGACTGGATGCGGAGCTATCGCCCCGAAACCCTGTTCGACGAGACCGGCCGCCTGCGCCCCGAACTCGCCGCCCTGGCGCCCGAGGGCAACCGGCGCATGAGCGCCAACCCCCACGCCAATGGCGGTCTGCTACGCCGGGAGCTGCGCTGTCCCCGGTGGCAGGATTTCGCCCTCACGGTGTCCAAGCCCGGCGCCGAAATCGGCGAGGCGACCCGCACCCTCGGGCGGTATCTGCGCGACGTGATCAAGCTCAACGCCGAGGCGCGCAACTTCCGCATCATGGGGCCGGACGAGACCGCCTCGAACCGGCTCGACGCGGTGTTCGAGGCGACCGACCGGGTTTGGACCGAGAATATCGAGCCCTACGACGTCAGCCTCGCCCACGAGGGCCGGGTGATGGAGGTTCTGAGCGAGCATCTCTGCCAGGGCTGGCTCGAAGGCTACCTGCTCACCGGCCGCCACGGCCTGTTCTCCTGCTACGAGGCCTTCATCCACATCGTCGATTCGATGTTCAACCAGCACGCCAAGTGGCTGAAGGTGTCGCGCGAACTCGGCTGGCGCCGGCCGATCTCCTCGCTCAATTACCTCCTGACCTCCCATGTCTGGCGCCAGGACCATAACGGCTTCAGCCACCAGGATCCGGGCTTCATCGATCTCGTCGCCAACAAGAAGTCGGACATCGTCCGGGTCTACCTGCCGCCGGACGCCAACGCCCTGCTCTGGGTCGCCGACCACTGCCTGCAGACCTACGACCGCATCAACGTGATCGTGGCCGGCAAGCAGCCGCAGCCGCAATGGCTCAGCGCGCACGAGGCCGGGCTCCATTGCGAGGCGGGCATCGGCATTTGGTCCTGGGCCGGGACGGACGAGAGCGGGCTCGAACCCGATGTCGTGATGGCCTGCGCCGGCGACGTGCCGACGCTCGAAACCCTGGCCGCCGTCGATCTGCTGAAGCAGGCCGTTCCCGGCCTTCGCATCCGGGTCGTCAACGTGGTCGATCTGATGACGCTCCAGTCGAACAGGGACCACCCGCACGGGCTGACGGACGCCGCGTTCGACAGCCTGTTCACCCGCGATAAGCCGGTGATCTTCGCCTATCACGGCTATCCCTATCTCATTCACCGGCTGACCTATTCCCGGGCCAACCACGCCAACATGCATGTGCGCGGCTTCATCGAGGAAGGCACCACGACGACGCCGTTCGACATGGTGGTGCTGAACGAGCTCGACCGCTTCCACCTCGCCATCGAGGCGATCGACCGGGTGCCGGGGCTGGTGACGCGGGCGGCAGCGGCCAAGCAGGCGTTCCGAGACCGCCTGACCGCACACAAGCTCTATATCCGCGAGCACGGTGAGGACATGCCCGAGATCCAGAGCTGGAAATGGCCCTACGAGACGCGCCAAGAAACCGGAACCCCGCACTGA
- a CDS encoding conserved protein of unknown function (Evidence 4 : Unknown function but conserved in other organisms): MQLKPVSYAMIAVFACGLVMTFVGSMNVLLGGM; encoded by the coding sequence ATGCAACTGAAGCCCGTCTCCTACGCCATGATCGCCGTTTTCGCCTGCGGCCTCGTGATGACCTTCGTCGGCTCGATGAACGTGCTGCTTGGCGGCATGTAA
- a CDS encoding conserved protein of unknown function; putative exported protein (Evidence 4 : Unknown function but conserved in other organisms) has product MARPALSRLVLLGCLLATVPATLPAAAHEVGAWAGASSAPAERSEVAVAALDGKAYVIGDYNGATELLIYDLATDRWSKGAPFPYPVHHTMAAEQGGRLYVFGGYVNGWEATDKVWAYDPKANAWEARAPMPTPRAAGGAAPLGDKIHVVGGSGSGRGNVRSHEVYDPATDTWSKAADLPTPRDHLAVQTVEGRIVASGGRIDGDSSKNLAANQVYDPARDAWSEAAPLPTARSGVASAVLGREVFVIGGESNRRTYDEVEAFDLPGNLWRALARLPTARHGFGAVTYKGRIFTLTGSPRPGGDRSGTVEVLDPNGAAPAR; this is encoded by the coding sequence ATGGCCCGCCCCGCCCTCTCTCGTCTCGTCCTGCTCGGCTGCCTGCTTGCCACCGTTCCCGCCACCTTGCCTGCCGCCGCCCACGAAGTCGGGGCCTGGGCGGGCGCCAGCTCCGCCCCGGCCGAGCGCTCCGAAGTCGCAGTCGCGGCGCTCGACGGCAAGGCCTACGTCATCGGCGACTACAACGGCGCGACCGAACTACTGATCTACGATCTGGCCACCGATCGCTGGAGCAAGGGCGCGCCCTTCCCCTACCCCGTCCACCACACCATGGCGGCCGAACAGGGCGGGCGGCTCTACGTGTTCGGCGGCTACGTCAACGGCTGGGAGGCGACCGACAAAGTCTGGGCGTACGATCCGAAGGCGAACGCCTGGGAGGCCCGCGCGCCGATGCCGACCCCACGGGCCGCGGGCGGGGCGGCGCCGCTCGGCGACAAGATCCACGTCGTCGGCGGCAGCGGGTCGGGACGCGGCAACGTCCGCTCCCACGAGGTCTACGATCCGGCAACGGATACGTGGAGCAAGGCAGCCGACCTGCCGACGCCGCGCGACCACCTCGCGGTGCAGACGGTGGAGGGCCGCATCGTCGCCAGCGGAGGCCGGATCGACGGCGATTCGAGCAAGAACCTCGCGGCCAATCAGGTCTACGATCCGGCGCGTGACGCCTGGAGCGAGGCGGCGCCCCTGCCGACCGCGCGCAGCGGCGTCGCCTCCGCCGTGCTCGGCCGCGAGGTCTTCGTCATCGGCGGCGAGTCGAACCGCAGGACCTACGACGAGGTCGAGGCCTTCGATTTGCCGGGCAATCTCTGGCGCGCCCTGGCCCGGCTTCCCACCGCCCGCCACGGTTTCGGCGCGGTGACCTACAAGGGCCGCATCTTCACTCTCACCGGAAGCCCGCGGCCGGGCGGCGACCGGTCGGGAACGGTCGAAGTGCTCGATCCGAACGGTGCTGCGCCGGCCCGCTGA
- the fpbB gene encoding ABC transporter, permease precursor, putative iron transporter (Evidence 2b : Function from indirect experimental evidences (e.g. phenotypes); PubMedId : 9884235; Product type t : transporter), whose amino-acid sequence MTPARGLLYAAAALLAAVLLAPVASLAVAAADGSGELWPHLAAYVLPQAIRETGLLLAGVGILVIGLGTGTAWLVSAFAFPGRRLLDAALLLPLAVPTYVVAYAYLDLMHPLGPVQSGLRGLLGLSSPRDLSFPDLRSLPGCILLLGFVLYPYVYLPTRALFLMRAGTLLEAARMLGAGPARTFFRVALPLARPAIALGTGLALMEALNDVGAAEFLGVRTLTVQVYATWVNRSDLPGAAQIALVMLAGVVGLVALERLARGGRGYAGSGHRDRPTARRPLSGWRAGLALGLGLTPVLLGFGLPAGYLAWAVWQRLKGMGLPDTLAAQALNTVLYAGAATLVTVAVGLLVAAAPHLLGRRSGLALIRAAGLGYAMPGTVLAVGLLAPLALLDTGLTNLAGAGLGWAPAVGLGTGAALVIAYTLRFLTIPVGATEAGLARIPSTLPDAARMLGRGRFGTLLAVQLPLAWPAVLSGALLAFVDMAKELPVTLLLRPLNVETLSTHLYGEAARGTYEDGAASALLIVMTGLIPVALLLRLNRGAGLRPSRSDA is encoded by the coding sequence ATGACGCCCGCACGTGGCCTCCTCTACGCGGCGGCGGCGCTGCTGGCCGCCGTCCTCCTGGCGCCGGTCGCCTCGCTCGCGGTCGCGGCGGCCGACGGGTCCGGCGAGTTGTGGCCGCATCTTGCGGCCTATGTGCTGCCGCAGGCGATCCGCGAGACGGGCTTGCTTCTCGCCGGTGTCGGAATCCTGGTGATCGGGCTCGGCACCGGAACGGCGTGGCTCGTCTCGGCCTTCGCCTTTCCCGGCCGTCGGCTGCTCGACGCGGCCCTGCTGCTGCCGCTCGCGGTGCCGACCTATGTGGTGGCCTACGCCTATCTCGATCTGATGCACCCGCTCGGTCCGGTGCAGAGCGGACTGCGCGGACTGCTCGGCCTGTCGAGCCCACGCGACCTGTCTTTTCCCGATCTGCGCTCACTGCCCGGCTGCATTCTGCTCCTCGGCTTCGTCCTCTACCCCTACGTCTACCTGCCGACGCGGGCGCTGTTCCTGATGCGGGCGGGGACGCTGCTGGAGGCCGCGCGGATGCTCGGCGCCGGACCGGCGCGGACCTTCTTCCGGGTGGCGCTGCCGCTAGCTCGGCCCGCCATCGCCCTCGGCACCGGTCTCGCACTGATGGAGGCGCTCAACGATGTCGGCGCGGCCGAGTTCCTGGGGGTCCGCACCCTCACGGTGCAGGTCTACGCGACCTGGGTGAACCGCTCGGACCTGCCCGGTGCCGCGCAGATCGCCCTGGTGATGCTGGCCGGCGTCGTCGGTCTCGTCGCGCTCGAGCGGCTCGCTCGCGGCGGAAGAGGCTATGCCGGTTCGGGCCATCGCGACCGGCCGACCGCGCGTCGGCCGCTGTCGGGATGGCGGGCGGGTCTCGCTCTCGGCCTCGGCCTCACTCCCGTGCTGCTCGGCTTCGGCCTGCCCGCGGGCTATCTCGCATGGGCCGTCTGGCAGAGACTAAAGGGGATGGGGCTGCCGGACACCCTCGCCGCGCAGGCCCTCAACACCGTGCTCTACGCGGGCGCCGCGACCCTGGTCACGGTCGCGGTGGGGCTGCTGGTGGCTGCCGCCCCGCATCTCCTGGGGCGACGTAGCGGACTGGCACTGATCCGGGCCGCCGGTCTCGGCTACGCGATGCCGGGCACGGTGCTGGCCGTGGGGCTCCTCGCCCCGCTCGCGCTGCTTGATACCGGGCTGACCAATCTGGCCGGCGCCGGGCTCGGCTGGGCACCCGCCGTCGGCCTCGGCACGGGCGCAGCGCTGGTCATCGCCTATACGCTCCGCTTCCTGACCATTCCGGTCGGCGCGACGGAAGCAGGTCTCGCGCGCATCCCCTCGACCCTTCCCGACGCGGCGCGGATGCTGGGGCGCGGGCGCTTCGGCACACTCCTCGCGGTGCAATTGCCGCTGGCATGGCCCGCCGTCCTGAGCGGGGCGCTGCTCGCCTTCGTGGATATGGCGAAGGAATTACCGGTGACGTTGCTTCTGCGTCCGCTCAACGTCGAGACGCTGAGCACGCACCTCTACGGCGAAGCCGCTCGCGGCACCTACGAGGACGGTGCCGCGAGCGCGCTGTTGATCGTGATGACGGGTCTGATCCCCGTTGCCTTGCTGCTGCGCCTCAACCGGGGTGCCGGGCTTCGGCCGAGCCGGTCGGACGCCTGA
- a CDS encoding conserved exported protein of unknown function (Evidence 4 : Unknown function but conserved in other organisms), producing MKTRLAAVVAAVIIGVTAPASSVMAFDRNARPATAADVEVTGSLGVHDSPAHTACPMSSAAEGNANQQNFPVKQYGQTSGGTRC from the coding sequence ATGAAGACCCGTCTTGCCGCCGTCGTTGCCGCCGTCATCATCGGCGTGACCGCTCCGGCCTCTTCCGTGATGGCCTTCGACCGGAACGCCCGCCCGGCCACAGCCGCCGACGTGGAGGTCACGGGTTCGCTCGGTGTCCACGACAGCCCTGCGCACACCGCCTGCCCGATGAGTTCGGCCGCCGAGGGCAATGCGAACCAGCAGAACTTCCCGGTCAAGCAATATGGCCAGACGTCTGGTGGTACGCGCTGCTGA